A region of the Apium graveolens cultivar Ventura chromosome 6, ASM990537v1, whole genome shotgun sequence genome:
GCAGCAAGTGTAGTCTACCTTCAAATCGCTGCTGAGCAACTCGAAATGACTGAAGATTATGGGGAAGGAAATCTAGTTTCGCAAACTGAAATTTTTTTAGACAAGGTAGTCTTGCAAAATTGGCAAGACTCGTTAAGAGCACTCCAAGAGTGTGATGGTGTTCTCTCCCATGCTGAAGAAGTGTTTTCTACTACCACACGTTTAATTGAATCGTTGGCAAATAAAGCAAGTACTGACCCGAATCTGTTTGGTTGGCCCGCTGCGGAAGATAGTAGGCCTTTGCAAAGTCCTGGTGGAAGTGTCCTGTGGAATGGGATAAAAACAGGGGCAAGGTTGAAAACAGCAAGTTCAGATTGGTGGTATGAAGAAATATCAAATTTACGTTTACCTCTGTACAAGAGGTTGATTTCTGCAATGGAGTCTCGTGGCATCAAGCAGGAGATAATAGTGGGCTCACTCACTTCTTATGCAAAGAAGTACCTGCCTGGCCTTAATCGGCGTCAGAGCACTGATGATTCTAACAGCCATATTGGATCAGTAAGTTCAGGATCTATACTATCTGATGAAGATCAAAAGCTTTTACTTGAGGAACTTGATCATTTATTACCCACGCAGAAGGGATTGATCTCAACCAAAATCCTCTTTGGCTTACTTCGAACAGCCATGATTCTTCGGGCCAGCCCCACTTGCATATCAAACTTGGAACGAAGAATAGGGATGCAGCTTGATCAGGCGACACTGGAAGATCTTTTGATGCCCAACTTTTCTTATACCATGGAGACGTTGTATAATGTTGAATGTGTGCACAGAATTCTTGAGCACTTCTTAGCGGAGAATCAAGTCACTGGTGGAGCGTCCCCAGGTTCAGTTGATGATGTTCACTTGATCGGTAGTCCATCATTGATGTCGATCACAACGGCAGCGAAGCTCATTGATGGATACCTGGCTGAGGTTGCCCCTGATAATAATTTGAAGCTTGCAAAATTTAAGTCTCTTGCTGCTGCAGTTCCTGATTATGCCAGACCTTTGGATGATGGTCTTTATCGGGCAATTGACATTTATCTGAAGGTAAAGTTTCTAATGGCTCTACTTTTAGGCTTTAGGTCATAAATATATATGTCTTGGGCTTTCATGCTACCCTGGACCTGGAACCTACCGTATATCAGAAGACTAGAAACCAGCAGCTACTTGACCAAAATAGTAGACAGATATAGAAGGGGTGGAAATTTCGGTTTTCATTCTGTGTTTCTAAACTTGTTCATATCATGCTGTTACAAAACTTACTGAAATGTGGTACAAGAAATGAATACAAAAGCTTAGGGGATTTATTTTTAATGAATGAGTATAACGAGTGATATTCAGATTAAtcattttttttgttattttcgGGTTTGTTTCTGACAATGTCAATACTCGGGGCCTGAGTCGTGTGAGACATTTAATCCCAAGTATGTGTGCACAAATTCATCAAGTGTTTTTCAATGTTTCAGAACCATGGCATTCATTGACAATAGTAGCTTCAACTTAGATCATCTGGTTTGATGGGGGTATGTCTTGCAAAATATTTTTAGTGGCCAATTTCATGACACTCATTTTTATTTTCACCAAGTAACTACAGTCTACCTTTTCATTTGGAAAATCACTCATTTGGAACAAATGTCGGCCTTTTCATTCTGAGTACTACTCATTAAGAACAAAGAAGTGGACTAAAGTTTAATAGCTTTAAAAATTGACAAGTAATTAGGTAATAATATGTTCTATCTGCTTACATTGGACAAGTCTGGAACTCTACATGGTAGTGTCAAATAGTTACTCTGTGGATTAACAGATAACTAATAAAATTCTCCAACAAATGAAATTTAATCACGAATGAGGTGCATATTGTGCATGCAGCGGCTACTGTCTTGTTTGTTCTCGACTCACCCAGTTTGTCATTGTTTTCAAACTGCAGTCACACTCATGGTTGGCAGATGCCGATAAAGAAAACTTGTGCATGCTTATTGACTGCCAGAAACTTTCCTTGGAAGCTTGCACTCATGCTGCCCTGAATGAGAGGTTGCCACTAAGAATCATAGTCCAAGTCCTCTTCTTTGAGCAACTCCAACTTAGGACTTCGGTAGCCGGTAGCTTTCTCGTCTCAAACAATATTGATGGGTCCCCACAGATAGTAAGTGATCTGCTTGCATCTAGTGACGGAGGTTGGGACACAGCTGTGAGAGAGAATCAAGTGCTAAAACTGGGAATGGACAGTATGAGGATGCATGTTTCCGAGCTTGAGAAAGAGTGTTCGAATATGAGGCACGAGATTGCGAAATTAGGCATGGGTAAGGGAACTAGCACCTGGGGAAGCATATCAAAGAAGTTGGGCTTCACGATGAAGTCTCAGATGTGCAGTGCTAAGGAGGGTGCTATTAGCAAACAGAAGCATGAAGGGGGGAAGTTTGACAAGACCGAAGACAAGTTTGGGAAGTACAACAAAACCAATCATTATTAGATGGATAAATATTCATTATTCACATTTTGTTTTTAATCTTGTATGATGAAAGTTGCATGCCAATCATATTTGACAACAAATGATGGCCATATAGTTCCTGATATTTGCAATTTAAAACTTTTTATGATTCACGTACTGTTTAAATTTATCCTCGCACTCTATTGTGTTTTTGTAAGTTTGAAAACTTATAATATATGttattaaaaagaaaaaattaatataaaCTGTTACATCCATGGTTGTAAAAATCGGTAATCGGTACCGATCGATTTAGTTATCGATTACCCTAATCGgaaaatcggggattaatcggaacaaaaatcggatatatttaaatattttaataatatttaatatatttaccttatttattatgaaatatataattcaaaaataatttataaatattaatcagatttcaaaaaatagatcggacaaatattttttaaggattaatcggggattttttttaaaaaaatcgggGATTTTTAGAATAATGGTTATACCACAAAATCGCTATGAGTATTTTATCGGATTTTTAAGGAAATGGGTCGGATCGCTTCCGCGGAAGAGGACAGACAAGCTCCGGAGA
Encoded here:
- the LOC141667469 gene encoding BTB/POZ domain-containing protein At1g30440-like codes for the protein MSSIKLGSKANAFQRKGQAWFCTTGLPSDIIVQVDGMSFHLHKFPLLSRSGVMEKLIAEASGEEDGCVINLPDILGGAKTFELVAKFCYRVKFELNAASVVYLQIAAEQLEMTEDYGEGNLVSQTEIFLDKVVLQNWQDSLRALQECDGVLSHAEEVFSTTTRLIESLANKASTDPNLFGWPAAEDSRPLQSPGGSVLWNGIKTGARLKTASSDWWYEEISNLRLPLYKRLISAMESRGIKQEIIVGSLTSYAKKYLPGLNRRQSTDDSNSHIGSVSSGSILSDEDQKLLLEELDHLLPTQKGLISTKILFGLLRTAMILRASPTCISNLERRIGMQLDQATLEDLLMPNFSYTMETLYNVECVHRILEHFLAENQVTGGASPGSVDDVHLIGSPSLMSITTAAKLIDGYLAEVAPDNNLKLAKFKSLAAAVPDYARPLDDGLYRAIDIYLKSHSWLADADKENLCMLIDCQKLSLEACTHAALNERLPLRIIVQVLFFEQLQLRTSVAGSFLVSNNIDGSPQIVSDLLASSDGGWDTAVRENQVLKLGMDSMRMHVSELEKECSNMRHEIAKLGMGKGTSTWGSISKKLGFTMKSQMCSAKEGAISKQKHEGGKFDKTEDKFGKYNKTNHY